A region from the Hydra vulgaris chromosome 10, alternate assembly HydraT2T_AEP genome encodes:
- the LOC136085977 gene encoding 5-hydroxytryptamine receptor 1B-like: MNKSLTNNTTKLVVSSTRVIFSLTGLSLLSLFIIIINLYCLIITYQSRKLHKPSNVAICSLILAHLVQGVIVIPLYTLKRSNFEIPFLTCDMFRFFYMLTNYAACLSLMIVTIDRFLHLQIPFKYRVYITVKRICIFLVIMWIYTIALCLIPFVNQINRQDCSYIPSKLWTTLMLICNTSVPLLFTIILYLMIFKKARAVEKKKRLIQNLRFVYLNKSNIVFLIVFCYVICWGPSCIYYLLESLCHERCFRRNYHNSTSEKIVTLIMKIMTFMDGFIAPFIYCIGNRTFKKASKLSRNRMKVAFSNILDRSSIVA; this comes from the coding sequence ATGAATAAAAGTTTGACAAACAATACTACAAAATTGGTTGTATCTTCGACTCgagtaattttttctttgactgGATTAAGTTTATTGTCTCtgtttatcatcattattaatttatactGTCTAATTATTACATACCAAAGTCGGAAGCTGCATAAACCATCCAATGTTGCAATTTGCAGTTTAATTTTAGCACATCTAGTTCAAGGAGTTATTGTTATTCCGTTGTATACGTTAAAACGTAGCAACTTCGAAATCCCATTTTTGACTTGCGACATGTTTCGATTTTTTTACATGTTAACAAACTATGCGGCATGTTTAAGCTTGATGATTGTCACAATTGATCGTTTTCTGCATTTGCAAATTCCTTTTAAGTATCGGGTTTATATAACTGTAAAACGAATCTgtatatttttagttatcatGTGGATATATACGATAGCGCTATGTTTAATACCATTTGTAAACCAGATTAATAGGCAGGACTGTTCTTACATTCCATCAAAACTTTGGACAACACTTATGTTAATTTGTAATACTAGTGTTCCACTGCTCTTTACTATAATACTTTATTTGATGATCTTTAAAAAAGCACGagcagttgaaaaaaaaaaaaggttaattcAAAATCTAAGGTTTGTGTATCTAAACAAATCCAATATAGTATTTTTGATTGTATTCTGTTATGTTATATGTTGGGGTCCAAGTTGCATATATTATTTGCTGGAATCTTTGTGTCACGAGAGGTGTTTCCGCCGAAACTATCATAACTCTACAAGTGAGAAAATTGTAACactaattatgaaaataatgacGTTTATGGATGGATTTATTGCGccatttatttattgtataggAAACAggacttttaaaaaagcttctAAGCTGTCGAGAAATAGAATGAAGGTGGCTTTTAGCAATATATTAGATCGATCTTCTATTGTAGcgtaa
- the LOC136086359 gene encoding uncharacterized protein LOC136086359: MPGNSEYYTNNKKTCPESVRFIGKEKFPKKLLMWITISDRGMSEPLFRTSKAVAINSSIYINECLEKQLLPFIHKYHGDFKYLFWPDLASSHYSKDSLNWMDRYVYYVDKESNPPNVPQARPIENFWGLLAQKVYEGDWQASTEQVLIDRIKLKLQEIDLNFLQSHMKGVRAKLRSIADGGIFSYKK; the protein is encoded by the coding sequence ATGCCTGGAAATTCTGAATACTACacaaacaacaaaaagacaTGCCCAGAAAGTGTTCGTTTTATAGGAAAAgagaaatttccaaaaaaattattaatgtggATAACCATATCTGACCGTGGTATGTCCGAGCCATTATTTCGTACTTCCAAGGCTGTAGCGATCAATTCATCaatctatattaatgaatgttTAGAAAAACAACTTCTTCCATTTATTCACAAGTATCATGgagactttaaatatttattttggccAGATTTAGCAAGTTCTCATTATTCTAAAGATTCTCTAAATTGGATGGACCGATATGTCTATTACGTTGATAAAGAATCCAATCCCCCAAATGTGCCTCAAGCACGaccaattgaaaatttttgggGACTTTTGGCACAGAAGGTTTACGAGGGAGATTGGCAAGCTTCAACAGAGCAAGTTTTGATTGATCGCATTAAACTAAAACTACAAGAAattgatttaaactttttacagtCGCATATGAAAGGCGTCAGAGCAAAATTGAGATCAATTGCAGATGGTggtattttttcatataaaaaataa